The Jaculus jaculus isolate mJacJac1 chromosome 3, mJacJac1.mat.Y.cur, whole genome shotgun sequence genome includes the window GTGATCCAAGGAATTCTGTATTTGCTGCAGTAAAACTCATCAGCCTGCCAGGATAGCAATGCAAGTAGCCAAGAGGACGAACATTTGCCTTCCTCCTGAAGTAAACCAGATTTTGTATATAAAAAATTTATCATGCAAAATTACAGCTGAAGAAATGCATGAGGTCTTTGGGAAATATGGACCTATTTGCCATATCAGAGTAGGAAATACACCTGAAACTGGAAGAACTGCCTATGTGGTCTATGAAGATACCTTTGATGCAAAGAATACATATGACCATCTATCAGAATTCAGTATGTGTAACAGATACCTTGTGGTTTTATATTACAATGCTAACAGGGCATTTCAAAAGATGAACACCAAAGAGGGGGAACAGTTGAAGCTTCTCAAGGAAAAATACTACATCAATATGGATCCGCCAAAATAATTGTATTTTCATTCTGGACTAAATTCACAAAGGcccacttattatttttttccttttttctattctttaattgtgggttttttgttgttgttgttatttttatttatttaagagtgacagacgaGAGAgaaggcgggggagagagagaaatgggcacgccagggcttccaggcactgcacacgaactccagacgcgtgcaccccttgtgcatctggctaatgtgggtcctggggaattgagcctcgaaccagggtccttaggcttcacaggcaagcacttaacctctgagccatctctccaacccctattttattttttgagacttaAGATGAATGACTTGCTCAAAGCCATGCAtactggctcatgcctttaatctcagcatttgggaagctgagggtaGAAGAATcaatgtgaatttgaggcaaTCCTTGGGCTATAGAGttagtcagactgggctagagtgagaccccttccttgaggaaaaaaatggcAGGGATTTACTATCTTGAAACTTTCGTACATACTATATTATGTTAATAAACTTGcagctttttgtaaaaaaaataaataaataaataaaaataaaattcatgggctggaaagctggcttagcggttgtttgcctgcaaagccaaaagatccagtacccacataagctagatgcacaaggtttttgagcatgtgtctggagtttgtttgcagtggctagaggtcctggcacatacactccctctatgtgtctctttctctcgctcaaataaataaaaataaaatataaagccaggtgtggtggtgcatgcctttcatctcaacactcaggagacaagagacagagataggaggatcacagtgagtttgaggtcagcctcctGAGGCTACattaatgaattctaggtcagcctgggctataatgagacgctacctggaaagaaaaaaaaaaaaaaaaaaaaaaaacctacttggggctagagagatgggttagcagttaacacacttgtctgcaaagcccaaggacacaggttcaactccccagaaaccatgtaagctagacacacaagatgacatatgcacatgcatctggagttcaatttcagtagctagaggccttggtgcaacaATTCTCTCAGGATGGGCAtggcggtacatgcctttaacctcagcacttgggaggcagaattaggaggatcgctatgagttcaaggcctcccaaAACTacgagtaaattccaagtcagcctgggctagagcaagaccctaccttgaaaacacctgcccccccccaaaaaaaactattttataaaataaaaaattctcccCTCTTCCTGAAATAAGACAACTATCACAGCAAATCAGGTCATGGCATAATTCATAATTATACCTAGCTGGTGCAGGTGCCACTTTTGGTTTATCAGTTTCAATGATGGTCTCTGTGATCATAGCAGCTGTGCTGCCTCCAGATACTGCAGAGCTACCAAATCCCCCAAACCCAGGTGCTTTTTTGCCCTGTCTCTCTGCATCTCTTCGGGCCTGCTGTAATTCCTTCGCTTTACGTCGCATCTCAGCCTTAGCTTCACGTTCTTGAGTCTGGAAAGAGATACGTATGCCTATATTAGCAAGTAAAACCAGGAAAATCGGATTAGGGAAGACTAAGTAAGAAAAAAGACATTACAATTGGCAGTCCCAGAGATGGCTTCACTTACCTCTCGGACTGCTCTGAACACCTTCTCCTCATGAGAATCCATCTCTGTGAAGGTTCTGATCTGTGCCAGGTTAACATTCTCCCGATAGCCCAGGGCAACAATTTCatcaaaagcaaaaatcaaatcaaaacagtGCTCAGATATCTCATTTTCCTCTAAGGCTCGGCAATATTCAGGGATCTAATCACAGACAGCAATGGAAAGCAGATTTAGAATTTAACAGAAGCTGTGGTTCCAAGTCTTATGCTTCAAGAT containing:
- the LOC105944691 gene encoding splicing factor 3B subunit 6-like, which gives rise to MNLYKLTVIITMHKTHQPARIAMQVAKRTNICLPPEVNQILYIKNLSCKITAEEMHEVFGKYGPICHIRVGNTPETGRTAYVVYEDTFDAKNTYDHLSEFSMCNRYLVVLYYNANRAFQKMNTKEGEQLKLLKEKYYINMDPPK